From Spiroplasma endosymbiont of Amphimallon solstitiale:
TTGTAATTATATGCAATTGTAAATTTATCTTACTACTAATTAAAAATAATTACAACAAAAATACTTATATTACATTTTATTAAATGTTAAAATTAACAAATAAATTTAAGGAGATTTTAAAAATGAAAATTTACAAACTTAAAAAATTACAGTTAATAACTGTATTACTATTTATTTTAACTCTTTTAATTATTACTACTGCTTTAATATTAATTGGTATTTCAAATTTCAATTATCATAATCATGAACAAATTAAAATTATAAATGGATTTAATATTTTAAAAATTTATAGTACATATTCTATTTTATGTCATTGTGCAAATCATATATGTTTATGTCATATTTTTCAAAATAATCAAAATTATTATAATTGAATTCAATTGCAAATTGGAGTTATATTATTAATAATAGTAATACCAATTTTTATAGTTATAATTATAGCATTAACTTTTTTCATTATTGGTTTAAAAATGAAAATAAAAAATAATAATTTTTGAGACGCTATTGCAAATTGTGAAATAATCAGTAATTATTATATTCATTAAAATTATGTTTTCAAATTTATTTGATTGCACTTAAAAATAACCATTTTAATATAAATATTTATGCTATATGTTCTATTACCAAGCATTTCTTTTAAAATATGTCAAATATTACTTTCAGTAAAACAACCAATATTTCACTTTGCACCTTGATTAACAATACCTTTTTTATTATTTTTAAAATATTGTTTTTTTAATTTTTTATGATTTTTTAATATTTCACTCATATATTTAATTAATTCATCATATTGACCATTTTCAATAAAAGTTCTACAAGTATTATATTCATTTCAATATTTTCCCTTATTTCCAGCAATAATTCCTATATATAACTTTTTAACCAAATGGAATTTATCTAAAACAAATTCAGCACCTAAATAATCTGCAACTTCTTTAATTCACCCAGCACTATCACCACAAATAATTATTTTTGCTTGTTCAAAATTTTCAAAAAATCTTTGTCCTTGTTGTAAAATAAATTCAGCAGTTTTTTTAAATCCAAGTTTAGTTTTTGTTGGTCTTATTATTACATCTGCTCTTTTATTAACTAATGTATGATTAACATTATCTGTACAAAATAATACTAAACGCATTGAATATTTACCAGAATTACGTTTAAATTTTCAAAATTTTCGATGTCCATCATCAATACTAATATAAATAAATTGATTTGGTTCTAATTTTATTTTAGGAACATCTAATTTACTAACTTGATACTCTTGAAATATTCTACTAATACCGGTTGTACTAAATTTTGTTTGTTTCATAGTATGTAAAATATCAATATATCTTTTTCCATCAGCAAAATGTTCAATAACATTATTTTTTATATCTTGGCAAGTTCTTTTATATTTAGGTAATTGCAATTCTTCATCTAATAAACAAACTCTTACTCATTTTTTTAATTTTTCATCATAGTATTTATAATCACGACATTTATAAGTGACAAGACCATTTATAGTATTTCTAGTTCTTGTTTTAATTTTAACTGGAATATATTTTTTATCTCTTTCTTTTAATATTCTTCAATCTGTTTTTTCTCATTGATTTTTTATATCATCTCTAAATGATTGATACATTCTTTCAGTTGCTTCTTTTAAAGTTCATAAATAATTAAAACTCATATTTAACTCTCCTAATCTGTTTTTTTATACTAATTATTAATTTTAATTTACATAAATTTAAAGTGTGAAAATATTATAAATAACATTAATAATTTATTTTATCCATAATAATCCACATAAAAACGTAATTATGAATAAAATAATGGTATTCCGAAAAAAAAGTACTTTCATATTTTCCATATAATAAACAAGTGACATACAATTAATAGTATTGGTCTCATAAAATAAACACCTTTAATTTAGGTGTTATTTTGCGTTTAAATTTATACTTGTAAAAAATAAGCAAATAAATATAAATATTTTAAAAAATATATATACTTATATATAGATTTTAGAGTTTAGAATGAGATTTAAAAAATAATAGAATTTTTACAATTAAAAAAAATAAATTAAAAAGTATTTTTTCTTTTTTAATTATTTTTTATATTTCCTGAATTGTAAAATTAAAAAGGACACTTATATAAAAATTAAATTGTGTTAATTCTATAATTAAGAAAAGAAAGGAATTAGCACAATGTATAAGTATCCTTTAATTTTGTAGAAAAGTAATGATACATGATAAAGTGTTATTTTTAGAGAATTTTTACACTAAATAATGTTACTTTTAACAAATTTTTAATTAAAAATAATATTTTAAGTGTAAATTGATGAATAATTTTTGGTCATCCATACTTTTCTACATAATTAAAATAAGTATCTGACTATTGAATCAATAATAGCAATAAAAGAATATAAAAGTTATGGATTTTCGATTCGTAAAATAGCAAAAGCCATTGATTATAGTAAATCAACTGTACATAGAGTTTGTAGATTATTAAATCAAAACTTATTACCATTAGAAATATTGAATAAAATTCAAAAAAATAAACAAAATGCAGGTAGAAAATTAATAATTTTAACTTTAATAGAAATTAATACTATTAATCATTTGTTAATTACTAAAAATTATGCTCTTGATATAATTGCTAATTTTTTAAAGGAAAATAAAATAAAAAGTATTTCAACAAAAACTTTATATAACATGTTTAAAACAAATCGAATGGGTTTTGATGAAAATAACTTATTGAGAAAAGGAAAAAATAAACCTCACAAACAAAAAGAAACTAGGGGCAGAATTAATAATTGTAAGTCTATTCATGAAAGAAATTTAATCATTCCTAATATTAAAAATATAGAAGAATTCTTTAATTTTGTAGAAAAGTAATGATACATGATAAAGTGTTATTTTTAGAGAATTTTTACACTAAATAATGTTACTTTTAACAAATTTTTAATTAAAAATAATATTTTAAGTGTAAATTGATGAATAATTTTTGGTCATCCATACTTTTCTACATAATTAAAAGAAGAATTTGGTCATTTAGAGGGTGATACTATCATTGGTAAAGATCATAAAAGTTCTATTATTACTTTAGCTGATATATGATCAAAAACCACAATTCCTTTAGCAACTAAAAATAATAAATCAGAAAATATTACAAAAAGTATAATAAAATTTATTTCAAAGTTACAAAAAGGAACAGTTAAAACTATTACTTTTGATCGTGGTAAAGAATTTAGTAAATGAAAATTAATCGAAAAAAATTGTAATGTTAAGATTTATTTTGCAGATCCTGGTAAACCTTGTCAAAGAGGTTTAAATGAAAATAATAATGAAAATAATAATGGTATTTTAAGAAGATATTTACCAAAATCTACAGATCTATCTTCATATAAACAAAAAGATTTAAATACTATAGCATTTCAAATTAATTCTACATCCAGAAAATCACTATATTATAAAAGACCAATAGATTTAATACAATTATTTTAAAAAACTGTCCCATTTATATTTACAATTCAGGTTTTGTAATAACTTTATTGTAAAAAGGGGACATATAAAATATGAAAAAATGAATAAAAACAAAT
This genomic window contains:
- a CDS encoding Mbov_0401 family ICE element transposase-like protein, whose protein sequence is MSFNYLWTLKEATERMYQSFRDDIKNQWEKTDWRILKERDKKYIPVKIKTRTRNTINGLVTYKCRDYKYYDEKLKKWVRVCLLDEELQLPKYKRTCQDIKNNVIEHFADGKRYIDILHTMKQTKFSTTGISRIFQEYQVSKLDVPKIKLEPNQFIYISIDDGHRKFWKFKRNSGKYSMRLVLFCTDNVNHTLVNKRADVIIRPTKTKLGFKKTAEFILQQGQRFFENFEQAKIIICGDSAGWIKEVADYLGAEFVLDKFHLVKKLYIGIIAGNKGKYWNEYNTCRTFIENGQYDELIKYMSEILKNHKKLKKQYFKNNKKGIVNQGAKWNIGCFTESNIWHILKEMLGNRTYSINIYIKMVIFKCNQINLKT